From the genome of Maribacter algicola, one region includes:
- a CDS encoding pyruvate kinase, translated as MEKLKVGDKVYNTKQNGFTDFVRYSFSEVVALTKTLAILKNGVRLINQPKTSYITEDIGYSESRKKGAHWHLVSLDAIRKAQIENEKIAAHDWFKEHEFTNEDKLEIYRRFTSKGK; from the coding sequence ATGGAAAAGTTAAAAGTGGGCGATAAGGTGTACAATACAAAGCAAAATGGATTTACCGATTTTGTGCGTTACTCATTTTCTGAGGTTGTTGCCTTGACCAAGACCTTGGCGATATTAAAAAATGGTGTCCGGTTAATAAACCAGCCAAAGACTTCATATATTACGGAGGATATTGGCTATTCCGAATCCAGAAAAAAGGGTGCCCACTGGCATTTGGTATCTTTGGACGCTATTAGAAAGGCCCAGATCGAGAATGAAAAAATTGCGGCCCATGATTGGTTCAAGGAACACGAGTTTACCAATGAGGACAAACTGGAAATTTATCGTCGCTTTACATCCAAAGGAAAATAA
- the ribB gene encoding 3,4-dihydroxy-2-butanone-4-phosphate synthase: MTANLTDEVKLNTIEEAIEDIRNGKVIIVVDDENRENEGDFLAAAELTTPETINFMATHGRGLICAPLTEGRCEYLGLHRMVNNNTDPLETAFTVSIDLRGQGVTTGISASDRAKTVCALTDDSIKSHDFARPGHIFPLVAKEGGVLRRTGHTEAAIDFARLAGLKPAGVIVEIMNEDGSMARLPQLMEVAKRFDLKIVSIEDLVAYRMEHDSLIQKELDFPITTRFGEYRLRAYKQTTNNHIHLALTKGSWGLGDKVLTRINSTLVNNDILGTLTNNVDSQLENMFNAIDQEGKGAIVFINQDVESMNILNRLSELKELQKQGIYKAPKIEMDAKDFGIGAQILHDLEISKLRLLTNSQQTKRVGMVGYGLEIVEYVNY; the protein is encoded by the coding sequence ATGACAGCTAATCTTACGGATGAGGTAAAGTTAAATACGATAGAGGAAGCTATTGAGGATATCAGAAATGGCAAGGTAATCATCGTTGTGGATGATGAAAACCGTGAGAACGAAGGTGATTTTTTAGCGGCAGCCGAATTGACAACCCCAGAGACCATAAACTTTATGGCCACACATGGTAGAGGCCTCATCTGTGCGCCATTGACCGAAGGCAGATGCGAGTATCTTGGTCTGCATCGTATGGTAAACAACAATACAGATCCTTTAGAAACCGCGTTTACCGTTTCCATTGATTTACGGGGGCAAGGGGTTACAACCGGTATCTCCGCATCCGATCGGGCTAAAACTGTGTGCGCCCTCACCGATGACAGCATCAAGTCCCATGATTTTGCAAGACCTGGACATATATTTCCTTTAGTTGCCAAGGAAGGGGGAGTACTGAGGAGGACCGGACATACGGAGGCGGCCATAGATTTTGCCCGCTTGGCGGGATTAAAACCTGCAGGGGTCATCGTTGAAATCATGAACGAAGATGGAAGTATGGCCAGACTCCCACAATTAATGGAAGTTGCCAAAAGGTTCGACTTAAAAATCGTTTCCATAGAGGATTTGGTAGCCTATAGAATGGAGCACGATAGCCTCATCCAAAAAGAACTTGATTTTCCAATTACCACAAGGTTTGGAGAATACAGGCTTAGGGCTTACAAACAAACTACCAATAATCACATTCATCTCGCCTTAACAAAAGGTTCCTGGGGCCTAGGGGATAAGGTGCTTACCAGAATCAATTCAACCTTGGTGAACAATGACATTCTTGGCACCCTTACCAATAACGTAGATTCACAATTGGAAAATATGTTCAACGCCATTGACCAAGAAGGAAAAGGCGCCATAGTTTTTATCAATCAGGATGTTGAGTCCATGAATATTTTAAACCGACTTTCAGAATTAAAGGAACTTCAGAAACAAGGAATTTACAAAGCGCCAAAAATAGAAATGGACGCCAAGGATTTTGGAATAGGCGCACAGATTCTTCATGATCTCGAAATTTCAAAACTGCGATTGCTCACAAACAGCCAACAGACCAAGAGAGTGGGTATGGTGGGCTATGGATTGGAAATAGTGGAGTATGTAAACTACTGA
- a CDS encoding DegT/DnrJ/EryC1/StrS family aminotransferase: MPGFELFGEKEKQNVQDVLETGVLMRYGFDGPRNGHWKAKELEAALCHRMQVKHAQVVSSGTAALTVALASAGVGAGDEVILPTFTFVASFESVLAIGAVPILVDVDDTLTLSPLAVENAITPKTRVVMPVHMCGSMADLNALKTLCDIHNLILLEDACQAIGGSFEGKPLGSYGDLGCFSFDYVKTITCGEGGAMITNNPDFYKNADHYSDHGHDHVGSNRGAESHPFLGYNYRISELNAAVGCAQIARLDEFVGIQEKNYNIIFEALKNIDGVTFRRIPMGGVQNYSFLNFFLPTEDITRKAHLAFGDGGVDACFYWYDNNWHYYRKWEHLINLTSLGRLPEEVQKNLPDYSKTNFSVSDSWIGRTISCLIKLSWAETEVQERANKMATIIRDVLKS, from the coding sequence ATGCCCGGTTTTGAACTATTTGGGGAAAAGGAAAAACAAAATGTACAAGACGTCTTGGAAACTGGGGTCTTGATGCGTTATGGATTTGATGGCCCCCGCAATGGACATTGGAAGGCCAAAGAGTTGGAAGCAGCTTTGTGCCATAGAATGCAGGTCAAACATGCCCAGGTAGTTAGTAGTGGTACCGCTGCCCTAACGGTAGCCTTGGCAAGTGCAGGTGTTGGGGCAGGGGATGAGGTTATTCTGCCCACATTTACATTTGTTGCCAGTTTTGAGTCGGTACTTGCTATTGGTGCAGTACCCATATTGGTCGATGTTGACGATACGTTGACTCTTAGCCCATTGGCCGTGGAAAATGCCATCACTCCAAAAACCAGAGTAGTCATGCCTGTGCATATGTGCGGCTCCATGGCTGATTTAAATGCGTTAAAGACCCTCTGTGATATTCATAACTTGATATTATTGGAAGACGCTTGCCAAGCTATTGGGGGAAGTTTTGAAGGCAAACCCTTGGGAAGTTACGGGGATTTAGGTTGCTTTTCTTTCGATTATGTAAAAACAATTACCTGCGGGGAAGGAGGTGCAATGATTACCAACAATCCCGATTTTTATAAAAATGCCGACCATTATTCAGATCACGGACATGATCACGTGGGCTCCAATAGAGGTGCGGAATCCCATCCTTTTTTGGGGTATAACTACCGAATCTCTGAACTGAACGCGGCTGTAGGTTGTGCCCAGATTGCACGTCTTGATGAATTTGTGGGTATACAGGAAAAAAATTATAACATTATTTTTGAAGCCCTTAAAAATATTGATGGGGTTACGTTTAGGAGGATTCCTATGGGGGGCGTTCAGAATTATTCTTTTTTGAATTTTTTCCTACCGACGGAAGACATTACCAGAAAAGCGCACCTGGCATTTGGTGATGGGGGCGTAGACGCCTGTTTTTATTGGTACGACAATAACTGGCATTATTACAGAAAATGGGAGCATCTCATCAATTTAACTTCCTTAGGTAGATTACCCGAAGAAGTTCAAAAAAACTTACCTGATTATTCCAAAACTAATTTCTCTGTATCCGACTCATGGATAGGGCGGACCATTTCCTGTCTGATCAAATTAAGCTGGGCCGAAACGGAGGTTCAAGAAAGGGCAAATAAAATGGCAACCATTATTAGAGACGTTCTTAAAAGCTAG